One genomic segment of Acidobacteriota bacterium includes these proteins:
- a CDS encoding sodium/solute symporter (Members of the Solute:Sodium Symporter (SSS), TC 2.A.21 as described in tcdb.org, catalyze solute:Na+ symport. Known solutes for members of the family include sugars, amino acids, nucleosides, inositols, vitamins, urea or anions, depending on the system.) gives MLPPMAKFSIFDYLVIGIYLASMVVMGILFSGRQKSLKEYFHAGGNLPWWAVGISLIATHLSPISYLALPGWIFERDTRSSITGGLIEFLMVLPTAALWIPIWARLRVLSIYEYLERRFHPAVRSTGATLFIVYTVFWLSTALVAASRGFESVSGFDGRLCLLVIGLLGAFYTVLGGMRAVIWTDVVQYVVFVGGYLMIAIVLLSYFDPMEIWTLASNQISERTGHPHTKLISHEWSLAVEGTIWVLLSGSVVRALAFGTNQITVQRMHATRDRRTMFKALLANAVTGYGFVLFTVPVAWGFVAYYSQHPELKRQITHPDMVLPHFVLLNLPLIMRSLVMGGVLAALMSTFDSALNSMSNVTNNDFYRRYLEPNRSEDHYVRVAKLLTLGFGLVLLAFALSQYDQQRGTAGEHFTRLTSLVSAPIAAFFVLGILSRRVNTPGVLCGAVAAIALSLGFNGLPPMVQPFLNKTTLFAVDSGGSEGLDQGAISTRLAGSFRSNGIVLRSDAAVLVREEGRRWDIRNGELFYLLEREGGVVTVAHEPISWMWIPVLSMVVNLLVGYLASFLFTRPPPERLVGLTLRA, from the coding sequence ATGCTTCCGCCCATGGCCAAGTTCTCCATCTTCGACTACCTGGTCATCGGGATCTACCTGGCCTCGATGGTGGTCATGGGAATTCTCTTCTCCGGCAGGCAGAAGAGCCTCAAGGAGTACTTTCATGCCGGCGGCAATCTGCCCTGGTGGGCGGTGGGCATTTCGCTGATTGCAACCCACCTGAGTCCGATCAGCTACCTGGCTCTTCCCGGCTGGATTTTCGAGCGGGACACCCGCAGTTCCATTACGGGGGGCTTGATCGAGTTCCTCATGGTTCTTCCGACCGCTGCCCTCTGGATTCCGATCTGGGCCCGCCTGCGGGTGCTGTCGATCTACGAGTACCTGGAGAGGCGTTTTCATCCTGCCGTCCGCTCGACCGGCGCCACGCTGTTCATCGTCTATACCGTCTTCTGGCTCTCCACCGCCCTGGTAGCGGCTTCCAGGGGATTTGAATCGGTGAGCGGTTTCGACGGGCGGCTGTGCCTGCTGGTCATCGGACTGTTGGGTGCCTTCTATACCGTGCTGGGCGGGATGAGGGCCGTCATCTGGACCGATGTGGTCCAGTACGTGGTCTTCGTGGGTGGCTACCTCATGATCGCCATCGTTCTTCTGAGCTACTTCGACCCCATGGAGATCTGGACCCTGGCCTCGAATCAGATCTCCGAGCGCACCGGCCATCCCCACACCAAGCTCATTTCCCATGAATGGAGCCTGGCGGTGGAGGGAACCATCTGGGTATTGCTGTCCGGTTCGGTAGTGCGTGCCCTGGCCTTCGGAACCAACCAGATTACGGTGCAGCGCATGCACGCCACCAGGGACAGGCGCACCATGTTCAAGGCCTTGCTGGCCAACGCCGTCACCGGCTACGGTTTCGTGTTGTTCACGGTGCCGGTGGCCTGGGGGTTCGTGGCCTACTATTCCCAGCATCCGGAACTGAAGCGGCAAATTACCCATCCCGACATGGTGCTTCCCCACTTCGTTCTGCTGAACCTGCCGCTGATCATGCGCAGCCTGGTGATGGGAGGGGTGTTGGCGGCCCTCATGTCAACTTTCGACTCGGCCCTGAACTCCATGAGCAACGTCACCAACAACGACTTCTACCGGCGCTACCTGGAGCCGAATCGTTCCGAGGACCACTACGTCAGGGTGGCCAAGCTCCTCACGCTGGGTTTCGGTCTGGTGCTGCTGGCGTTTGCGCTCTCTCAATACGACCAGCAGCGGGGCACCGCCGGGGAGCATTTCACGCGGCTGACGAGTCTGGTTTCAGCTCCCATCGCTGCGTTTTTCGTCTTGGGCATCTTGTCCAGGAGGGTGAATACTCCGGGAGTCCTGTGCGGCGCGGTGGCAGCCATCGCCCTGTCGCTGGGGTTCAACGGCTTGCCGCCCATGGTTCAGCCCTTCCTCAACAAGACGACTCTTTTCGCCGTGGACTCAGGGGGCTCGGAGGGCTTGGACCAGGGTGCGATCTCCACGAGGCTGGCAGGAAGTTTCAGGAGCAACGGAATCGTGCTCAGGAGCGATGCGGCCGTGCTCGTCCGGGAAGAGGGGCGCCGGTGGGATATTAGAAACGGAGAGCTGTTCTACCTCCTGGAGAGGGAAGGCGGAGTGGTGACGGTGGCCCATGAGCCCATCAGTTGGATGTGGATTCCGGTGCTGAGCATGGTGGTGAACCTGCTGGTGGGTTACCTGGCCAGCTTCCTGTTCACACGTCCACCCCCGGAAAGACTGGTTGGGCTGACCCTGCGAGCGTAG
- a CDS encoding alpha/beta hydrolase, which translates to MISTGNPPRFLEIKRRDGGRLAGYHWPGPGPSLLLIPGSWSDYRQFDAVRARLDKDLNLAILELPGHGRSWPPTLQGNIEDFARETLRLTDKMGWKSWFAGGHSIGGMIAIELAGQFPRKLAGVISLEGWTHHEVLSQAFSGQVDTTLSEELEQQRLEARRRTLRRLNQGQIAAFRSIWQRWDGLPILEATSVPVLEVWGDRNRPRPSRRQMRIPERANIQLQWVAGASHSLPLERPQEVAEAINRFVFPDPAP; encoded by the coding sequence ATGATCTCTACCGGCAATCCGCCAAGGTTCCTGGAAATCAAACGCCGGGACGGGGGGCGCCTGGCCGGCTACCATTGGCCGGGTCCAGGCCCTTCGTTGCTGCTCATCCCGGGAAGCTGGAGCGACTACCGCCAGTTCGACGCGGTTCGCGCCCGTCTGGACAAGGACCTCAACCTGGCCATCCTGGAGTTGCCCGGACATGGCCGCAGTTGGCCTCCGACCCTGCAGGGAAACATCGAGGACTTTGCCCGGGAAACGTTGCGCCTGACCGATAAGATGGGTTGGAAGTCCTGGTTCGCGGGCGGGCACAGCATCGGCGGCATGATCGCCATTGAGCTGGCCGGACAGTTCCCCCGGAAGCTCGCCGGAGTGATTTCTCTCGAAGGCTGGACCCACCATGAAGTCTTGAGCCAGGCCTTCTCCGGACAGGTTGACACCACCCTTTCCGAGGAGCTGGAGCAGCAGCGGCTGGAAGCCCGCAGGCGGACCCTGCGCCGGCTGAACCAGGGTCAAATCGCGGCCTTTCGCTCCATCTGGCAGCGCTGGGACGGCCTCCCCATTCTGGAAGCGACTTCCGTCCCGGTGCTGGAGGTGTGGGGTGACCGCAACCGCCCCCGCCCCAGCCGCCGGCAGATGAGAATCCCGGAGCGAGCCAATATCCAGTTGCAATGGGTTGCCGGCGCTTCCCATTCGCTCCCGCTGGAGAGACCGCAAGAAGTTGCCGAAGCCATCAACCGATTCGTCTTTCCCGACCCTGCCCCTTAG
- a CDS encoding FAD-dependent oxidoreductase, with protein MNDSAQPTSRRNFLHTASMAGAGLWAVQAACRTGSDAGAKRGGAPPSSRFDCVVVGGTPGGIAAAVTAARMGRSVALVEENAHLGGMSASGLGKSDIENRAAIRDFFAEFVQRVHRRYLEKYGPDSENVRLCRDGYFYEPSVAEATFDRMVEEQPSISLLKSHRFRSTITREGTACGVVVQDRGTGVQRQLQARLVIDATYEGDAYASAGARYRLGRESREEYGEPHAGVIYYDYRKRVFLPGSTGEGDRRLPAYTYRLCLTTDPDNAHPLSEPPPDYDRTPYLGYLEDLKEGRLAGPKRFKPGRGYYPAHFNTLVRALSVSEIPNRKTDVNMNPRPLGFPFAEENQGYVEGDREVRRKIRTRIRNLTLGLLWFLQQDSEAPPAHRRIARQYHLPLDEFTDNGHFPFQLYIREARRLVGLYTLTELDVSRNQARPEAGSFEDAVAVGEFPVDSFPVRKRQPGNTAVLEGYLYMLENTRPYQIPYRIMIPEEVDGLIVPVAASTSHVAYSSIRTEPTWMALGQAAGVAAHLALEQDLQPRQVPVDRLQEILRGQGQVLDLERS; from the coding sequence ATGAACGACTCGGCACAGCCAACCAGCCGCAGAAACTTCCTGCACACCGCATCGATGGCAGGGGCCGGCCTGTGGGCAGTCCAGGCGGCCTGCCGGACCGGATCCGACGCGGGCGCAAAACGCGGCGGCGCCCCGCCATCGAGCCGATTCGACTGCGTGGTCGTGGGAGGCACCCCCGGGGGGATTGCCGCGGCCGTGACCGCCGCGCGCATGGGACGCTCGGTGGCGCTGGTGGAGGAAAACGCCCACTTGGGCGGCATGTCCGCCAGTGGCCTGGGCAAGAGCGACATCGAGAACCGTGCGGCAATTCGTGACTTCTTCGCCGAATTCGTCCAGCGTGTCCACCGGCGCTACCTGGAGAAGTACGGTCCCGACTCGGAAAATGTCCGCTTGTGCCGGGATGGCTACTTCTACGAGCCCTCGGTGGCTGAAGCCACCTTCGACAGAATGGTGGAAGAACAGCCCTCCATCAGCCTGCTGAAATCCCACCGCTTCCGGTCCACCATCACTCGAGAGGGAACCGCATGCGGGGTGGTGGTCCAGGACCGTGGAACCGGAGTCCAAAGGCAATTGCAGGCCCGGCTGGTGATCGACGCCACCTACGAAGGAGACGCCTACGCCTCGGCCGGGGCCCGCTACCGGCTGGGACGAGAATCCCGGGAAGAGTACGGGGAACCCCACGCCGGAGTGATCTATTACGACTACCGCAAGCGGGTTTTTCTGCCGGGGTCCACCGGAGAGGGCGACCGGCGTCTGCCGGCCTACACCTACCGTCTCTGCCTGACCACCGACCCGGACAACGCCCATCCCTTGAGCGAGCCGCCCCCCGACTACGACCGCACCCCTTACCTGGGCTACCTCGAAGACCTCAAGGAGGGGCGCCTGGCCGGACCCAAGCGCTTCAAGCCGGGCCGAGGCTACTATCCGGCCCATTTCAACACGCTGGTACGCGCACTGTCCGTGTCCGAGATTCCCAACCGAAAAACGGACGTGAACATGAACCCCCGGCCCTTGGGATTCCCCTTTGCCGAGGAAAATCAGGGCTATGTCGAGGGAGACCGGGAGGTCCGTCGGAAGATCCGGACCAGGATCCGCAACCTGACGCTGGGCCTGCTGTGGTTTCTGCAGCAGGATTCGGAGGCTCCTCCGGCCCATCGTCGCATTGCACGCCAGTATCACCTGCCCCTGGACGAGTTCACAGACAACGGGCACTTCCCCTTTCAGCTCTATATTCGCGAGGCGCGCCGCCTGGTGGGTCTGTACACGCTCACGGAGCTGGATGTCAGCCGAAACCAGGCCAGGCCGGAGGCCGGCAGCTTCGAGGACGCGGTAGCCGTGGGCGAGTTCCCCGTCGACAGCTTTCCGGTGCGCAAGCGCCAGCCCGGGAACACCGCCGTGCTGGAAGGGTATTTGTACATGTTGGAAAACACCCGGCCCTATCAGATCCCCTACCGCATCATGATTCCGGAGGAGGTGGACGGACTGATCGTCCCGGTGGCTGCCTCCACCAGTCACGTGGCCTACTCCTCGATTCGCACGGAACCGACCTGGATGGCGCTGGGTCAGGCCGCCGGCGTAGCCGCCCACCTGGCCCTGGAGCAAGATCTCCAGCCGCGCCAGGTGCCAGTGGACCGGCTCCAGGAAATCCTGCGCGGACAGGGGCAGGTGCTGGATCTCGAGCGGTCCTGA
- a CDS encoding NADH:flavin oxidoreductase: protein MPRGYFHYQTLEELDREARRLKLDLRLEPDTRRVSSLLGRPVRVGHYRAGNSLAIHPMEGCDGTPLGEPDALTFRRYDRFARGGAKLIWFEATAVVPEGRANPRQLLLNRATARSLRSLLDRTLKAHREVHGSVDDLVVILQLTHSGRYSHPRPLLCHHHPIVDRLTYLDGSRRVPLPPDYPLMDDAAIERLEDAYAQAARLAADIGFHGIDIKLTHGYFGNELLGAKTRKGRYGGSLHNRTRFLRNAIEKIKAVTHDRFLLASRIGVFDGLPYRTGADSGRGEPWPCSLPYRHGFGVHEQRPQEPDLTEPKQVIALMKRSGVGLVNVSMGNPYTNPHIGRPFEKPDEGNYQTPEHPLIGVDRHFRLCGDIQQAFPDLPIVGTGYSWLQHWQHHAGAANLRDGRATIMGIGRGALAYPDLPTDILTQGALNPATTCKTLTFCTYLMRQKTHPWGQHPTGCPPFDKEIYGPVIKEARSRKRRG, encoded by the coding sequence ATGCCCCGAGGCTATTTCCACTACCAGACGTTGGAGGAACTGGACCGAGAAGCCCGGCGGCTAAAGCTGGATCTGCGCCTGGAACCCGATACCCGGCGCGTCAGCAGCCTACTGGGACGGCCGGTACGCGTCGGCCACTACCGGGCCGGCAACTCTCTGGCCATCCATCCCATGGAGGGGTGCGACGGCACCCCCCTGGGCGAGCCGGATGCCCTCACCTTCCGGCGGTACGACAGATTTGCCCGAGGCGGCGCCAAGCTGATCTGGTTCGAGGCCACGGCCGTGGTCCCGGAAGGCAGAGCCAACCCGAGGCAGCTGCTGCTCAACCGGGCCACCGCCAGATCGTTGCGGTCCTTATTGGATCGGACCCTGAAGGCTCACCGGGAGGTCCACGGATCGGTGGACGACCTGGTGGTTATCCTTCAACTGACCCATTCGGGACGCTACAGCCATCCCCGGCCCCTGCTCTGCCACCACCACCCCATCGTGGACCGGCTGACCTACCTGGACGGTTCCAGGCGCGTGCCCCTGCCGCCGGACTATCCACTGATGGACGATGCCGCCATCGAACGGCTGGAAGACGCCTACGCCCAAGCCGCCCGCCTGGCCGCCGACATCGGGTTTCACGGCATCGACATCAAGCTGACCCACGGTTACTTCGGCAATGAACTGCTGGGGGCCAAGACCAGGAAGGGCCGCTACGGCGGAAGCCTGCACAACCGGACCCGTTTTCTCAGAAACGCGATCGAAAAAATCAAGGCAGTCACCCACGACCGGTTCCTGCTGGCCTCCCGGATCGGGGTCTTCGACGGGCTCCCCTACCGGACTGGAGCCGACAGTGGCCGGGGCGAGCCCTGGCCCTGTTCCCTGCCCTACCGCCACGGCTTCGGCGTCCACGAACAGAGACCCCAGGAACCCGATCTCACCGAACCCAAGCAGGTCATCGCCCTTATGAAGCGGTCGGGGGTCGGCCTGGTCAACGTTTCCATGGGAAATCCCTACACCAACCCCCACATCGGGCGCCCCTTCGAAAAGCCGGACGAAGGCAACTACCAGACCCCGGAGCATCCCCTGATCGGGGTGGACCGGCACTTCCGGCTGTGCGGAGACATTCAGCAGGCCTTCCCGGATCTCCCCATCGTGGGCACCGGCTACAGCTGGCTGCAACACTGGCAGCACCACGCCGGGGCGGCCAACCTGCGGGACGGCCGGGCAACGATCATGGGAATCGGACGGGGAGCCCTGGCCTATCCCGATCTCCCCACGGACATTCTGACTCAAGGGGCCCTGAATCCGGCCACCACCTGCAAGACCCTCACTTTCTGCACCTACCTCATGCGCCAGAAAACCCACCCGTGGGGCCAACACCCCACCGGCTGCCCTCCTTTCGACAAGGAGATCTATGGACCCGTCATCAAGGAAGCCCGATCCCGAAAGCGACGAGGCTAG
- a CDS encoding BlaI/MecI/CopY family transcriptional regulator, with protein sequence MFLAQRNHIKLSPLELKAMEALWKLGRASTREILEQLPVSKKPAYTTVQTLVARLEAKGALRKLRKIGNAHVFVPVITRRQAYRRLVSDFLDLFSGSPRPVMSHLADTGKLTLEDLQDIERILRKRRTRRKNTVPVDPKPE encoded by the coding sequence GTGTTCTTGGCACAGAGGAACCATATCAAGCTGTCACCGCTTGAACTCAAGGCCATGGAGGCACTCTGGAAACTCGGCAGGGCCTCCACCAGGGAAATTCTCGAGCAGCTCCCTGTAAGCAAAAAGCCCGCCTATACGACGGTCCAAACCCTGGTCGCTCGCCTGGAGGCAAAGGGTGCCCTACGGAAATTGCGAAAGATCGGCAATGCCCATGTTTTTGTCCCCGTCATCACCCGACGGCAGGCCTACCGCCGGCTGGTGAGCGATTTTCTGGACTTGTTCAGCGGTTCACCCCGGCCTGTGATGTCCCATCTGGCCGATACAGGCAAACTGACTCTGGAAGACCTGCAAGACATCGAAAGGATCCTCCGGAAAAGACGGACCCGTCGAAAAAACACCGTTCCTGTGGATCCAAAACCCGAGTGA